cagtggcacgctctcagttcactgtaacctacacctcccaggttcaagcagttctcccacctcaccttcctgagtagctgggataccacctcggctaatttttgcatttttagtagagatagggtttcaccatgttggtcagactggtcttgaactcctgatctcaggtgatccactcccctcaCTCCTCTTCCTCAGCCAACACCCTGGACTCTCACTGCATCATGGCAACGGGACCCATGACTTCTCCACTGCCTGAGTGCCCTGAGCCCTAACTCTGGGTCCAgacctgatttcttttctttcttttcttttctttttttttttctttttttttgagacagagtctcgctctatcgcccaggctggagtgcagtggcacaatcccggctcactgcaacctccacctcctaggttcaagagattcttctgcctcagcctcctgagtagctgggattacaggcgcacaccactacgcccagctaatttttgtattttttagtagagatggagtttcaccatatcggtcaggctggtcttgaactcctgagctccagcgatctgcccaccttggcctcccaaagtgctgggattacaggcgtgagctaccgtgcctggcccaaaccaGGCTCTTGAAAGGAGATCCTTTTGCTGGTCTGCTCCTGAATACTTCTTATGATAGGTGTGTGCTTGTCTGGAGGTATGCCTGTCTGGAGTTTTCtagaaataagaattaaatatgaatatacatGTCTGTCTCATGGGCATGCATATTCAAATGTAATTGTTAAGTGCAGTAGTAAAACAAGACCCTTTTGCTAGTAGtttgggttttcttctttttttcttacgtggtaaaaataataagcaaCAGTACTTATTGAGCACATATAATGTCAGAGATTATACAAGGCAGCCAATACaagttatattatttattcttcacaaCACTCCATAGAGGTGTATCTTATCTCTGTTTTCTAGATCAGAAAAttggctcagaaaggttaagtcacttgccaaGGTTATACAATAAGGGGTAGTCAGGATTGCCTTGGGCTCCAAGCTTACACTCTGTCCCCTACAGCCGAAGAATACCAGcttaaaaaagatacaaacagaAAAGGTCTTTACCTACCCCACACACCATAGGGAAAATCATTGCGATTGTGTGGTTAGAGGTCATCCATGAGCGAGTTGATAGGGATCTGGGGAGTTCAGAGTGCCGAGTACAAGTGTGCTGTGTGTAGGCTTCTCTCGGAGCTTTCCTGTGCATGTGGTGGAAGTGTGTGGGACAAGCTCTGCCCTAGGAATGCAGGGGACTGTGCTTAGGTCTTAGCTGTGCTGCTTTCTGGCCATTAGCAGTGGACAAATCATCCTATGAGtcttggttttcttccttttgaaatggGAATCTGCCATTCCTCATGTATGTATTGAATGCCTGCGATTAGCTAAACTCTGTGCTAAGCATGCCCTGTGGGATACCTACAGACCAGACAGCGGTTCCTGCCATTAAGGAATCTGCCATCTTATGACCAAGCCAGATAGGTAGCAAGTGGTTACAGTGTCCTGTGTTGAATTCCACAGGAGTAGATGGAGTGGGACTTAAGGTAGCCAAAGCAGGGGCAGTCAGGAAGGCGTGTTGGAGGAAATGCTGCCCCCAAGTTGTTGTTGAGGGTTATATGGAATCATGCATGTGAGAGTGAGTGTAAATGGCAGAACTTTTTACAGATTCAAGTTGGCATTGTGTTTCACTTTTTTCTGGCAGTTTTAATGACCTGGGCTCATATCACTCTTCTCCAACTAAGGTTGGCACAGTAATTTTAGGATACAAAGATACAATTAACTCCATtagtttggtggtggtggtggtgattgttttgagatagggtctcactcttcacccaggctggagtgccatggcgtgaccacagctcactgcagccttgaccttctgggttcaagtgatcctctctcctcagcctcctaagtagctgagactacaggcatgtgccactgcgcctggcaaattttttacatttttctgtagagacagggtctcattatgttgccgaggcttgtcttgaactcctgggctcaagcaatccttctacctcagcttcccaaagtgttggagttacaggtgtgagccaccacattcagcctaACTCTTTTAGTTCTACATTGCTATCATGATAATCTGGGAGCCTGAAAACAGTCTGTTTTGAGACTTCCCTGAGCAAACGTGACTGTGAAGAGCACtacttttcctcctttccctttgcAGGTGTTACAGCACATGAAGGCCGTGCAGGCGGATCAGGAGCGGGAGAGGCAGCGGCGGCTGGAAGTAGAACGTGGTAGGTGGCTGTCCCTCTTGTAGTTGTCTTTCAGGTCCTCATCCCAGCCAGTGGATTCTCATGCTTCAGGAGCTGGGATCCAGTAGAATAGTCATGAAGAGCAGTAATTGGGTGGTGGGGGGACAGTATTGTGGTGGATGGTATCATCTTTATCTGATGAATCTCTCTTCAGTCCTGGCTTCTCTGCTGAGCTCTAGAGGCAGTCAACTGCTTATATTTCATCTCTGCTTGGAAGGTTAATAGGCACTCATATGAAGTGTGGCTAAAAGAGATTCCTGATGGCCCTTCAGTCCCTCCTAGTGTTCCCTATAATAGGAAATCACTTTCCCTGTAGTTATTCAAGCCTGAAATAGGAAAGATGTTAATGActcctttttttctgtaattccCACATCCAGTCTGTCAGCAAGTCCTATGAGGGACTGTTTCTCCAGCTTCGGTGCCATCTCTGTAACCAGCCACCATTCTGGCACCACCACAATGCCTTCTAGCATATCTCCATGATGCTGCCATCTCCTTAAACTCAGTCTCTTCACAACAGTCCGGgagatctttttaaaacataaataattatgCTGCTGCTCGCTTAAAACCCTCTGATGGCATCCCACTGAACTTAGAATGAAATCCAAACTCATTGACAAGGAAGGCCAGCAAAACCCACCTTGGCCCAAGCTTGCTTGCCTGCTCTCCACCGGCCTTGTTGCACACACGAATGAGACTGTGCCATTAATTTGAGCTTGAATACACCAACTGCAGTCTCAGGGGCTTTGCTGGGTTTCCTTTTCCCTTAGTCTCTATGTGCTGGCTTCATAATCCCACATCTCTGCTCAAATGTTGCCTTAGGTTAACTGTAACCCTTTTAGAACCACTAGACCAGAGTAGCCATTCTACCTTCACTTTGTCATACCCTGTGctagtttcttctctttttttttttaattattttttgagatggagtctcactctgttgcccaggctggagtgcggtggcacgatctcggctcactgcaacctctgcctcctggcttcaagccattctcctgcctcagccttctgagtagctgggactacaggtgcccctcTGCTAGTTTCTTTAGGGCACAGATCACTGTCCTCTTTATGTTCACCTGTTTATTGTCTCCTTTAGAAAGTAAATGATATAGGCACTGGAACGTGGCCTGTTTTCTTCATTGCTGCATCTCAAGCACTTAGAATAacccctggcacatagtaggtgacTGGCTGGCTGATTTCTGAGCCCCTCGCTGGAGGACTCCTGTGGTTCAAGAAAGGATATGTACGGTAGTGATTACAGGCAGTCCCTGAGAGCACCATGCCAAGTTACAGCCATCCCTTATTACGCATGGCCACTGTGGCAAGGCAGGCCCATGTTTACTCTGAGCCCTGCTGCCTTCACCTCTCAGTGGCCCGTGTTCCCTAGAGGCTGGGTGGAGTGTGTTCTTGGCATTCTGGTGCCCAGCTGGAACTTGGAGCTTGTTTCTACATGGAGAAGCAGTGGAAAGCTACAGTATTTACAGTAGTACTATTCAGCTACATTATGGCTAACATGGGCTTTTAAGCCCTAAAAGGACATTTAACCATCATTTGTGGCATTCTGGctttggaaaaatgtattttagactTCCAAATAACTAATTTGGAAATGCATTTTTAGAACCCAATAATTTGGAGGTTGTAATTTGGAAGTGTGTAAACATGCTTGAACTGTTGAGTAAATCTGAATGTGTTCCTGTGTTCAGTTCTCAGATTCATGAGTTCAAGTCTAGAGGCTACTCTGACAAACTATTaggcttatttgttttttaagactaGTCAAGTGCAGGCTGGTCCtagtgcagtggtgtttacaactaactgatcacaaccagttagagatttctttcttccttctccactcccacttcttcacttgactagcctttaaaaaaaaaaaaaaaaaaacagaaagcagtcAGTGCAATAGTAAGAAGGTAGGTTCACTTTTTAAGAACAACATTGCCattgttactttttttattttctttgaggcatggtctcactgtgtcacccaggctggagtacagtggcacgatcacggttcactgcaacctctacctcctgagctcaatcaatcctcccacctcagcctcccaggtagctgggactacaggcttgcgccagcacacccagctaattttttcttttttttttgtagagacagtcttgctatgttgcccaggctggtctcgaactcctggcctcaagtgatactcccagcttcacctcccaaagtgctagggttataggcatgagctactgttcCTGGCCTCATTGTTTCTAACCCCAAACTTGAGTGCTCATTTTCTGTTCTCACTTGTCCCCCCATGCCACATTCATTTCTGAAGCTTGGGAAGATGGGAGTCCCATAGAAAACTGCCATGGCTTTTTCTCTGCATAGCTGAGTGCTAGAAGGCTATCAGTTGCTATGCCTTCTGAGTTAGTACCTAATTCTAGAGGAGCACCACTTACCCCTCACACTTTGCTTAGGTCCTCCTTGTTATGTTACCCTAATTTCTCTGCTGCTTGAGGAGAGGAACCTCGTAATCAGAATCCATTCAGCAAACCCTGAGAGCAGCTGCTTTTGGGGAGGGCTACTTCCAGGAGCAGAAAGATGACTGTTTCCTTTGAATATTTCTTATGTGAACCATGGCACCAGGGTAAAGGTGGCAGAATCTGTACTTTTAATCACTTGGGAAAGCAAACTGCTGGAGTGTTtgagagagaaaagtgaaattttggtatattttgttgTAGAGGCAGAGAAGAAGCGTGAGGCCAAGCAGCGAGCTAAGGAAGCTCAGGAGCGGGAACTGCGGAAGCGGGAGAAGGCGGAAGAGAAGGAGCGCCGGAGAAAGGAGTATGATGCCCTTAAAGCAGCCAAGCGGGAGCAGGAGAAGAAACCTAAGAAGGAAGCAAATCAGGCCCCGAGTAAGTTTTCTGCCTGTTGTAAGGTTCCAGCAGGGGTACAGTGGAGACACTTATGTTTCCAGGCATAGATGACTGGGTGAGCAGGCCTGCACACCTTAGTCAGATACATTACTCTCTAAAGCTTGGGAGTGGATGAGAGGTTTGGTGCCAGGGAACGGGGGGCTCTCCTAGGGAGCTAGTGCCCAGCTTGCTTGTTTCTCCAGTGCCCACATACTTCTGTGCGGGTATTTTGATCAGATATGTCTTGGAGCATTCCCGGAACAGAGTCTCACCTTTTTTTAGAGGTGAGGTTCTAAAATcattaagaaatgcaaaaatcacacaCGGtcaagtttacttttttttttttcgagacaagagtttcactcttgttgcccaggctggagtgcaatggcatgatctcggctcactgcaacctccgcctcccaggttcaagagattctcctgcctcagcctcccaagtagctgggattacaggtgtgcaccaccacacctggctaattttgtatttttagtagtgatggggtttctccatgttggtcaggctggtctcaaactcccaacctcaagcggcctccccaagtgctgggattacaggtgtgaaccactgtgcccagcaagtTTACTCTTAAAAGTGCCTTACAGTCAGGTTCTGTGGCTCAGGCCTTTAatcccagtgctgtgggaggctaaggtgagatcacttgagcccaggagtttgagaccagcctgggcaacacagagagactctgtctctacataaatttaaaaattagccaagtgtagtggcacacacctgtggtcccagctacttgggaggctgaagcaggaggatcattcaagaccagcctgggcgacagtgagaccccTCTCTGCTTGAACACGAGAGGTGTCATTTTCCCTGCATTCAGGGAGGCATATTGTATAGAAAACACATCTTTGTGTTTTACCTGAATATGTCTGGTTGAATTTCGTTAGTGATGTGGCTCCATATGCTGCAGAGGATCAGATACCCTCTGGGTGAAAAGGGACCCCTGAGGGAGAGGCAGGTGAGGGAAGGAGCTCTGTACAGAGAGTGGAGGCCTGTGGCCCTACCCCTACTCACCCTTGTCTTGAGCAGCACAAGACCACAGGCCTCCACCCTCCTGATCTCACTGGTTTTTAATTTCCTTGTTGAAAACGAAGATCATACAGGGTAGtaataaggattaaatgaggaagCAGGGTCATGCAGTTCCTGGCATTGTGGATGCTCAgtcaagttttttaaaattttgtctaaaaatctcaaaaccaatttttttcttatttattttttttttttttgagacggagtctcgcgctgtgtcacccaggctggagtgcagtggcgcgatctcggctcactgcaagctccgcctcccaggttcaggccattctcctgcctcagcctccgagtagctgggactacaggcgcccgccaccacgcccggctagttttttgtatttttagtagagacggggtttcaccatgttagccaggatggtctcgatctcctgacctcgtgatccgcccgcctcggcctcccaaagtgctgggattacaggcttgagccaccgcgcccggcctttttctaattaaaaatgtaatatgttcATTGCAAAGAATTGAGAaaagatatctatctatctagatacATATATCAGAAAATGGCAACCACCTGTACTCCCCCATTCCTAGCAATCATCACTGCGTACAATATGGTGTATTACCTTTTGGGCTTTCtttttatatacacattatatcATAATGACAATAATGATAAATCCTGACCCTGCTTCCCCAAGTGGACAGTACTCTCAGCGCTGGGTGCCTTCTGATAAGCCCCTCCCTCTGCGATCCCAAGAGGTGTGGATCACCATGTTACCAAGGAGAACTTAGGACCCTGAGGGCTGTGAGCTACACGAGACACACAGAATGAGTCCCAGTTTCAAGATCCAAGGGAAAAGGTGTTTCTGTTTCGgtctctggagacattttttgtcTTCAAGTCCTGGAGAGTTTTTGCTTGAGGAAGGGATGTAGGTAGATCTGTACGGAGGAGACTAGCAGAGATTGGTATAGAGTGGGTCTCCTCTGACTGAACTTGTTTTGTCTACTGTTACTGTTCCTCCAGAATCTAAGTCCGGCTCCCGTCCCCGCAAGCCACCACCCCGGAAGCACACTCGTTCCTGGGCTGTGctgaagctgctgctgctgctgctgctatttgGTGTGGCGGGAGGGCTGGTTGCTTGTCGGGTGACAGAGCTACAGCAGCAGCCCCTCTGCACCAGCGTGAACACCATCTATGACAATGCAGTCCAGGGTCTACGCCGCCATGAGATCCTCCAGTGGGTCCTCCAGACCGACTCTCAGCAGTGAGCTTGTCCCCAGCACCTGCTGCCTCCCAGCCTTGGAGTTTGGATTCCTATGGAATTGGGTTCTGCTGGACACAACCTCTTTTTAGCATCAGACCTACCTGCCATCATCAAATGGCTGCAGATTGGGTACATGAGACCTCCTCTTTGTAGGACTTCTTCGTTCCTTAGTCAGGGT
The Papio anubis isolate 15944 chromosome 17, Panubis1.0, whole genome shotgun sequence genome window above contains:
- the LRRC59 gene encoding leucine-rich repeat-containing protein 59, producing the protein MTKAGSKGGNLRDKLDGNELDLSLSDLNEVPVKELAALPKATILDLSCNKLTTLPSDFCGLTHLVKLDLSKNKLQQLPADFGRLVNLQHLDLLNNRLVTLPVSFAQLKNLKWLDLKDNPLDPVLAKVAGDCLDEKQCKQCANKVLQHMKAVQADQERERQRRLEVEREAEKKREAKQRAKEAQERELRKREKAEEKERRRKEYDALKAAKREQEKKPKKEANQAPKSKSGSRPRKPPPRKHTRSWAVLKLLLLLLLFGVAGGLVACRVTELQQQPLCTSVNTIYDNAVQGLRRHEILQWVLQTDSQQ